One Brassica napus cultivar Da-Ae chromosome C4, Da-Ae, whole genome shotgun sequence genomic region harbors:
- the LOC106394877 gene encoding disease resistance protein CHL1-like, whose translation MSFCRQREKIASRKVYERNLKQHASGLRFNSHWWSVSPLEFTPKVRSYISDPSSLTFRQEDIVRTKPMYSSLLAGRDVDVFLSFCCETSDHRVLQDHLLGSGIQTFESISWGETRVRSVDQRTLKALEESKAVVMLSKREPCSVGFLEELIVILEFQEKGSLKVIPICLTPYPFVDVEEENSQLYPENAPSWRAALTKLSNIATEYPFSRNIKSMFLPDWLREVARDICLQVLSSTSNDLNALVAMDRHMEAVYELLGVSSDVNNNEVQTIGIWCSAGVGKTTLARYIYAKISVNFQTCVFLENVENMKDKILKSEDPTVMTSLDHDIMTKARRKHEKVLLVADGVNNIEQAVWIIEYAKWFAPGSKVALISQKKNLLVDAGVTDVYEVRTLRYDESLQLFSHFAFKQPNPPTDFELLAVHAVHLAGFLPLALRLLGSFLNGKGRQEWEAALLKLKAKQGGNILEVWKLMESPQ comes from the coding sequence ATGAGTTTCTGCCGACAACGAGAAAAGATTGCAAGCAGAAAAGTCTATGAGAGAAACTTAAAGCAGCATGCTAGTGGGTTACGATTCAATAGTCATTGGTGGTCTGTGTCTCCTTTAGAATTCACACCGAAAGTGAGGAGTTATATTTCTGATCCATCTTCTCTTACCTTTAGACAAGAAGACATTGTCCGAACCAAACCAATGTATTCTTCTTTGTTGGCTGGAAGGGATGTGGATGTCTTCCTAAGCTTCTGCTGCGAGACTAGCGATCATCGAGTTTTGCAAGATCATTTGTTAGGAAGTGGAATCCAAACTTTTGAATCCATCAGCTGGGGGGAGACGAGAGTAAGATCAGTTGATCAACGGACACTCAAGGCTTTGGAAGAGTCGAAAGCGGTTGTGATGCTATCTAAGAGGGAACCTTGTTCCGTTGGGTTCCTTGAAGAGCTCATAGTAATACTCGAGTTTCAAGAGAAAGGTTCACTCAAGGTCATACCCATCTGCCTCACGCCTTACCCTTTTGTTGATGTGGAAGAAGAAAACTCCCAACTATATCCAGAGAATGCGCCGAGCTGGAGAGCCGCACTTACCAAACTGTCCAACATCGCCACCGAGTATccattttctcggaatatcaaGTCTATGTTCCTACCAGATTGGCTCAGGGAAGTTGCTCGTGACATTTGTCTCCAAGTTCTCTCTTCCACATCAAACGATTTGAATGCCCTTGTTGCAATGGATCGTCACATGGAAGCTGTTTACGAGTTGTTGGGGGTTTCTTCAGATGTTAACAACAACGAGGTTCAAACCATTGGCATCTGGTGTAGCGCAGGTGTTGGGAAGACAACACTTGCACGGTACATTTATGCAAAGATCTCCGTAAATTTTCAGACATGTGTTTTCCTTGAAAATGTTGAAAACATGAAAGACAAGATTCTAAAGTCTGAAGATCCAACGGTAATGACAAGTTTAGATCACGACATTATGACAAAAGCAAGGCGTAAACACGAGAAAGTTCTCCTTGTAGCTGATGGTGTGAACAACATCGAGCAAGCCGTGTGGATCATTGAATATGCTAAATGGTTTGCTCCAGGAAGCAAAGTCGCTCTCATTAGCCAGAAAAAGAATTTGCTTGTTGACGCCGGAGTGACGGATGTGTATGAAGTTAGAACTCTAAGATATGATGAATCTCTTCAACTCTTCTCACATTTTGCGTTCAAGCAGCCAAATCCCCCTACCGATTTCGAACTGCTTGCAGTTCATGCTGTCCATCTCGCAGGGTTTCTTCCTTTAGCACTTAGGCTGTTAGGGTCCTTTTTGAATGGTAAAGGTCGACAGGAGTGGGAAGCTGCACTGCTCAAACTCAAGGCAAAGCAAGGTGGAAATATATTGGAAGTGTGGAAACTTATGGAATCACCACAATGA
- the LOC106393831 gene encoding uncharacterized protein LOC106393831, with translation MSKINNLEYAAFNLSGDNYLQWALDTKIILKSKNLGACITDGNESSEKDRYSAILIIRHHLAESLKDQYLTVENPLELWTELKSRYDHQRTIVSKLKLCGETITDADMLEKTFSTFHTSNVLLQQQYREKGFSTYANLISCLLLAEQNNELLMKNSEMRPPGAKALPEAHAAREPKDESPKKESNHGRVRGRGRWQGRNRGFQPRDHWFQPRDHGFQPREHLGRSRGRGYGRGNGRGYQPSRGYKSDFKTHGSTKSSCHRCGMTNHWANRCKTPSHLVKLYQESIKRKNPVAHWVHHDDENDVDHEDVQAHDNDDQTEFETSDILKEAN, from the exons atgtcgaaaatcaacaatcTTGAGTATGCTGCCttcaatctctccggagacaattacctTCAATGGGCACTTGACACCAAGATCATCTTGAAATCCAAAAACCTTGGTGCTTGTATCACTGATGGCAATGAGTCATCTGAGAAGGATAGATACAGTGCGATCTTAATCATACGCCATCACCTTGCTGAAAGTCTCAAAGACCAATACCTCACTGTTGAGAATCCTCTGGAACTTTGGACAGAACTGAAATccagatatgatcaccagaggaCG ATAGTCTCAAAGTTGAAACTGTGTGGAGAGACTATCACTGATGCTGACATGTTAGAGAAGACATTCTCTAcattccacacaagcaatgtttTGCTTCAGCAACAATACCGAGAAAAGGGTTTCTCCACCTATGCAAATTTgatctcttgtttgttgctggctgagcaaaacaatgagttaCTCATGAAGAATAGTGAGATGAGGCCTCCTGGTGCTAAGGcattacctgaggcacatgcggccaGAGAGCCAAAAGATGAGTCTCCAAAGAAAGAGTCAAACCATGGCCGTGTGAGAGGCCGTGGAAGATGGCAGGGTCGTAACCGTGGGTTTCAACCACGTGACCATTGGTTTCAACCACGTGACCATGGGTTTCAACCACGTGAACACCTTGGTCGTAGCCGAGGCCGAGGATATGGCCGAGGTAATGGCCGAGGGTATCAACCTAGCCGTGGGTATAAGTCCGACTTCAAAACCCATGGCTCGACCAAATCTTCTTGCCATCGGTGTGGGATGACCAATCATTGGGCCAACCGATGCAAAACTCCCAGTCATCTTGTTAAACTCTACCAGGAGAGCATAAAGCGAAAGAACCCTGTGGCCCATTGGGTCCATCATGATGATGAGAATGATGTCGACCATGAGGATGTTCAAGCCCATGACAATGATGATCAGACTGAATTTGAGACTTCAGATATCCTTAAAGAGGCCAATTAA